From Planococcus halocryophilus, the proteins below share one genomic window:
- a CDS encoding phosphotransferase family protein, which translates to MSAIDKTFQQINWDKVEGYLRKSIPGLPEEKMIVQQFSEGYSNLTYLVQMGNWEGVLRRPPFGEVPPRAHDMEREYRMLEKVNPVFPLAPKPYIYCEDPELMDKHFYIMEKKQGVVIDDKLPKSYGSSEQVGEAISKNVISTLVQLQSIDYQKAGMANMGKAEGFMERQVKGWIKRYSQSKTEEIANLDELEQWLEAHIPVNPETTIVHNDFKLNNMVLDQNDPSKAVGILDWELSTIGDPLSDLGSTVAYWAGPGDPAMGINVVTNQPGFFNRKEFIEEYAKQSGRDVSGVAYYVAFGFYKLAVILQQIHYRWKIGEIDDDRFSDLNKAVSNLIDMANQTRSGRLI; encoded by the coding sequence ATGAGCGCAATAGACAAGACATTCCAACAAATCAACTGGGACAAAGTCGAAGGATATTTACGTAAGTCGATTCCAGGTCTTCCTGAAGAAAAAATGATTGTTCAACAATTTTCAGAAGGCTATTCGAACCTTACGTATTTGGTGCAAATGGGGAACTGGGAAGGTGTCCTGAGACGGCCTCCTTTTGGTGAGGTGCCACCGAGAGCACATGATATGGAAAGAGAATACCGTATGTTGGAAAAAGTGAATCCTGTTTTCCCACTAGCTCCGAAGCCATATATTTATTGTGAAGATCCCGAGCTAATGGACAAGCATTTTTATATTATGGAGAAAAAACAAGGTGTGGTAATCGATGATAAACTTCCTAAATCTTATGGTAGCTCTGAGCAAGTCGGAGAAGCAATATCAAAAAATGTTATCAGCACTTTAGTTCAACTACAGTCCATTGATTATCAGAAGGCTGGTATGGCTAACATGGGGAAGGCTGAAGGATTCATGGAGCGTCAAGTAAAAGGCTGGATAAAACGGTATAGTCAATCAAAAACTGAGGAGATTGCTAATCTAGATGAACTCGAACAGTGGTTGGAGGCTCATATTCCAGTTAATCCGGAAACGACAATTGTTCACAATGATTTTAAGCTGAACAATATGGTGCTTGACCAAAATGACCCAAGCAAAGCTGTAGGCATTTTGGATTGGGAGCTGTCAACTATTGGAGATCCATTGAGCGACTTAGGCTCGACAGTTGCCTACTGGGCTGGACCAGGCGATCCCGCCATGGGTATTAATGTCGTTACGAATCAGCCAGGCTTTTTCAATAGAAAAGAATTTATTGAAGAGTACGCAAAACAAAGTGGTCGTGATGTGTCTGGTGTTGCATACTACGTGGCCTTCGGTTTCTATAAGCTCGCTGTCATTTTACAGCAAATTCATTATCGGTGGAAAATTGGAGAAATCGATGACGATCGATTTAGTGATTTAAATAAAGCTGTTTCAAATTTAATCGATATGGCGAATCAGACTAGAAGTGGTCGATTGATTTGA
- the rbsK gene encoding ribokinase → MITVVGSINMDLVVKTDNFPKQGETTLGNLYTTVPGGKGANQAVAVARLGSAVQMIGAVGQDAFGNELLAGLKSEGVLIEQVKRTDGTSGIANILLSEGDNRIIVVPGANHSVTTGEIDALADQLVASELVVMQLEMPISVVQRTLEICHESGVPSILNPAPASGFTAEMLPFCTYLTPNETEAEEIFGKNWEKALEKYPNRLVVTLGQKGAQFYDGEKHVLVAGFPAKAVDTTGAGDTFNGALATALVEGKEFEWAVRFANAAASLSVEKFGAQGGMPKRSTVLERMAGARI, encoded by the coding sequence ATGATTACAGTAGTTGGCAGTATTAATATGGATTTAGTTGTTAAAACCGATAACTTCCCAAAACAAGGTGAAACAACGTTAGGCAATCTGTATACGACAGTGCCAGGAGGTAAAGGAGCTAACCAAGCTGTTGCAGTGGCTAGATTAGGAAGCGCTGTTCAAATGATTGGAGCAGTTGGGCAAGATGCCTTTGGGAACGAACTTTTAGCAGGCTTAAAAAGCGAAGGCGTTTTAATCGAACAGGTCAAAAGAACCGATGGTACAAGCGGAATTGCCAACATTCTTTTATCAGAAGGTGATAATCGGATTATTGTAGTGCCAGGAGCCAATCATAGCGTGACGACGGGAGAAATAGACGCGTTAGCTGATCAACTAGTAGCAAGTGAGCTAGTCGTGATGCAATTAGAAATGCCAATTTCAGTAGTACAACGGACTTTAGAAATTTGCCATGAAAGCGGAGTACCAAGCATTTTAAATCCAGCACCGGCAAGTGGATTCACTGCTGAGATGCTGCCTTTTTGTACATATTTAACACCTAACGAGACAGAAGCGGAAGAAATATTCGGCAAGAATTGGGAAAAAGCTTTAGAAAAGTATCCAAATCGACTTGTCGTAACTCTTGGTCAAAAAGGTGCACAATTTTATGATGGAGAAAAGCATGTTCTAGTTGCGGGTTTTCCTGCAAAAGCAGTGGATACAACTGGCGCAGGAGATACGTTTAACGGAGCATTAGCGACAGCTTTAGTAGAAGGAAAAGAATTTGAATGGGCTGTGCGTTTTGCTAATGCGGCTGCTTCATTATCTGTTGAGAAGTTTGGCGCACAAGGCGGTATGCCGAAGCGTTCAACTGTTTTAGAGCGAATGGCAGGTGCCCGTATATGA
- a CDS encoding NAD(P)H-dependent flavin oxidoreductase, with amino-acid sequence MLKLPVIVAPMFLVSTPNMVIEASNAGVIGSFPLLNARPVETCASWLKDIKEALGEKPWAVNFISHRGSNKRYEEDFELIRQYEPPIVITSLGSPEDMIEVVHAYGGLVYSDVANVKHAKKAASAGVDGLILVCAGAGGHGGTINPFAFIAAVKEFYSGTIILAGSLSTGADVAAAKLMGADYAYMGTRFLATEESNTPEEYKQMVIDSSVEDILYTNSFSGVPANILIPSLVKQGINPKTLKPKEQVDLSHLVNAKAWRDIWSAGQGVTTITKRQTTKEIVDQLLAEYEEGVAMLVRND; translated from the coding sequence GTGCTTAAGCTGCCGGTTATTGTGGCACCAATGTTTTTAGTATCGACTCCTAACATGGTGATCGAAGCTTCAAATGCAGGTGTAATTGGAAGCTTTCCTTTACTTAACGCACGGCCGGTAGAAACTTGCGCTTCTTGGTTAAAAGACATAAAAGAAGCGCTTGGCGAAAAGCCTTGGGCAGTAAACTTTATTTCTCACCGCGGTTCGAATAAGCGCTATGAAGAGGATTTTGAATTGATCCGTCAATACGAGCCGCCAATTGTTATTACGTCCCTTGGTTCCCCGGAAGATATGATTGAAGTTGTTCATGCTTATGGAGGATTAGTTTATTCGGATGTGGCTAATGTAAAACATGCAAAAAAAGCAGCATCCGCTGGAGTAGATGGACTAATTCTTGTTTGCGCTGGAGCAGGTGGCCACGGAGGTACGATTAACCCATTTGCTTTTATTGCGGCAGTTAAAGAGTTTTACAGTGGCACCATTATTTTAGCCGGGTCATTGTCAACTGGAGCAGACGTCGCTGCAGCTAAGTTAATGGGGGCAGATTATGCCTATATGGGCACGCGTTTTTTAGCGACGGAAGAAAGTAATACACCGGAAGAATACAAACAAATGGTCATCGATTCTTCAGTTGAAGACATTCTTTACACCAATTCGTTTAGTGGAGTGCCGGCAAACATATTAATCCCCAGTTTAGTGAAACAAGGGATCAATCCGAAAACGTTAAAACCGAAAGAACAAGTTGATTTATCTCATTTGGTTAATGCAAAAGCTTGGCGAGACATTTGGTCTGCAGGTCAAGGTGTGACAACCATTACAAAACGGCAGACTACTAAAGAAATAGTCGACCAACTGCTAGCTGAATATGAGGAAGGAGTGGCTATGCTTGTACGAAACGATTAA
- a CDS encoding MaoC/PaaZ C-terminal domain-containing protein, with product MIELPTIIKSPIAPIDLVKYSGASGDFNEIHTVPAVAQGQRLTGIIVHGMFVMGWAAAAIEEWFPKRQLKSFSVRFQAVTHPETVLVITGNLLAGNEGEILVEDREGHPKLVGTFVLQNKIL from the coding sequence ATGATTGAACTCCCGACAATCATCAAAAGCCCCATTGCACCAATTGATCTTGTGAAATATTCAGGGGCTTCGGGCGATTTCAACGAAATCCACACTGTTCCGGCAGTTGCACAAGGCCAGAGACTTACCGGAATAATCGTGCATGGCATGTTTGTTATGGGATGGGCAGCTGCAGCTATAGAAGAATGGTTTCCAAAACGACAACTTAAGTCATTTAGCGTTCGTTTTCAAGCCGTCACTCACCCGGAGACAGTGTTGGTTATAACCGGAAACTTACTTGCTGGAAACGAGGGAGAAATTTTGGTTGAAGATCGTGAAGGACATCCGAAACTAGTAGGAACCTTTGTTTTGCAAAATAAAATTCTGTAA
- a CDS encoding acetyl-CoA C-acetyltransferase gives MNNVYLIDGARTAFGGFGGAFVNTDATELGAATAVEALKRSNVKAEDINHIFYGNVIQSSLNGAYVARHIGLKAGVPKEVPALTLNRLCGSGAQAVVTAAQHILLGEADLVLAGGAENMSMSPYASFDQRFSKSKMGNLQFEDMLTATLTDQYTGSGMGMTAEKLAEQYNISREEQDAFSVQSNQRAAQAVESGRFAEEIVAVDVKTRKGVLIVDKDEHIKPDANEEALAKLRPSFKKEGTVTAGNASGINDGAASLVVASEAAVNKHRLKPMARIVSWGVVGVDPTIMGIGPVPAIKQALERAELTVDDIDLFEVNEAFAAQYLAVEKELGLDREKVNVNGGAIALGHPVGASGARILLSLAYELKHRGGKYGVASLCIGGGQGIAVVIESA, from the coding sequence ATGAACAATGTCTACTTAATAGATGGAGCAAGAACCGCTTTTGGCGGATTTGGAGGAGCATTCGTCAATACGGATGCGACTGAACTTGGAGCGGCAACGGCAGTTGAGGCGTTAAAGCGGTCAAATGTCAAAGCAGAAGATATCAATCATATTTTTTATGGGAATGTTATTCAATCTAGCTTGAATGGCGCTTACGTTGCCCGGCATATTGGGTTAAAAGCAGGTGTGCCAAAAGAAGTTCCAGCGCTCACGTTAAATCGCTTATGTGGATCGGGTGCTCAAGCGGTCGTGACAGCTGCGCAACACATATTATTAGGAGAAGCGGATTTGGTGTTGGCAGGAGGGGCAGAGAACATGTCGATGTCTCCATATGCTAGTTTTGATCAACGCTTTAGTAAATCGAAAATGGGCAATTTACAATTTGAAGATATGTTAACTGCCACATTGACGGATCAATATACAGGAAGCGGTATGGGGATGACAGCCGAAAAACTAGCAGAGCAATACAATATCTCGCGTGAAGAACAAGATGCTTTCTCTGTACAATCAAATCAGCGAGCAGCACAAGCAGTCGAATCTGGTAGATTTGCAGAAGAGATCGTAGCTGTCGATGTGAAAACGCGTAAAGGTGTTTTAATAGTAGATAAAGATGAACATATTAAACCAGACGCAAATGAAGAAGCTTTGGCAAAACTCCGTCCTTCATTCAAAAAAGAAGGTACGGTGACGGCTGGAAACGCTTCAGGTATCAATGACGGTGCAGCTTCACTCGTCGTAGCGAGCGAAGCTGCTGTGAACAAGCATAGATTAAAGCCGATGGCGCGTATTGTCTCTTGGGGAGTAGTAGGAGTAGATCCGACTATTATGGGCATTGGACCAGTGCCAGCTATTAAACAAGCGTTAGAACGTGCTGAGTTGACTGTTGACGATATTGATTTATTTGAAGTGAACGAAGCATTTGCGGCACAATATTTGGCAGTGGAAAAAGAACTTGGGTTAGACCGAGAAAAAGTCAATGTCAACGGCGGTGCAATTGCATTAGGACATCCAGTTGGAGCAAGTGGTGCACGTATATTATTGTCACTTGCGTATGAGTTAAAGCATCGTGGCGGAAAATATGGAGTAGCGAGTTTATGTATTGGGGGAGGTCAAGGAATTGCGGTGGTGATTGAAAGTGCTTAA
- a CDS encoding MBL fold metallo-hydrolase, translating into MLLRYFYDENLAHASYVVGCQATGEAIVVDPMRDITAYEELAAKENLNIVGALETHIHADFVSGSRELENRFGAKLYLSDEGDADWKYQNIDHLNHQLVKDGDQFKIGNLIFEVMHTPGHTPESISFLLTDRGGSADKAMGIFTGDFVFVGDVGRPDLLEKAAGIKGTSKVGAKDMFESLERFKKLPDYLQVWPAHGAGSACGKALGAVPSTTVGYEKMFNWALQYDELEAFQKELLDGQPEPPSYFAVMKSVNKTGVELVKDLPKPQAIKSTDELKKLIADGEQVIDTRASASFGNGYIPGTINIPFNKSFANWAGWIVDYKKTLYLLLDPESLDQVVEVLRSVGIDGEISYGDVSKLIEEVGELESYKSMSPEEAKKMIKDGRANVLDVRNQSEYDEGHIDQAYHIMIGTLKKRLDEVPTDKTLIVQCQSGARSAIATSLLKANGFDDLVNLSGGYAKWQEVLSV; encoded by the coding sequence ATGTTATTAAGATATTTCTATGATGAAAATTTAGCGCACGCTTCATATGTAGTAGGTTGCCAAGCAACGGGAGAAGCAATAGTTGTAGACCCGATGCGTGATATCACTGCTTACGAAGAACTTGCAGCAAAAGAAAACTTGAATATTGTCGGAGCTCTTGAAACGCATATTCACGCTGACTTTGTTTCAGGTTCACGTGAACTTGAAAATCGTTTTGGCGCAAAATTATATCTATCTGATGAAGGTGATGCAGATTGGAAATATCAAAATATCGATCATTTAAATCACCAATTAGTAAAAGATGGCGATCAGTTTAAAATCGGGAATTTGATTTTCGAAGTGATGCACACACCAGGTCATACACCAGAAAGTATTTCATTCCTATTAACGGACCGCGGTGGTTCGGCAGATAAAGCAATGGGTATTTTTACTGGAGACTTCGTGTTTGTAGGAGACGTTGGTCGACCTGATTTACTTGAAAAAGCTGCAGGTATCAAAGGAACTTCTAAAGTGGGAGCTAAAGATATGTTCGAATCACTTGAGCGCTTTAAAAAACTACCAGATTATCTTCAAGTATGGCCAGCTCATGGTGCAGGAAGTGCATGTGGTAAAGCGCTTGGCGCCGTACCTTCTACTACTGTAGGTTATGAGAAAATGTTTAACTGGGCATTGCAGTACGATGAACTTGAAGCATTCCAAAAAGAATTATTGGATGGACAACCTGAACCACCGTCTTACTTCGCTGTGATGAAATCAGTGAATAAAACAGGTGTAGAGCTAGTGAAGGATTTACCAAAACCACAAGCGATTAAATCTACAGATGAGTTGAAGAAACTAATTGCGGATGGAGAGCAAGTTATTGATACACGTGCGTCTGCTTCATTCGGTAATGGATATATTCCTGGCACGATTAACATTCCATTTAATAAATCATTTGCCAATTGGGCTGGATGGATTGTAGATTACAAAAAAACGTTATACTTGCTACTGGACCCAGAGTCTTTAGATCAAGTAGTTGAAGTATTGCGCTCTGTCGGTATTGACGGAGAAATTAGCTACGGAGATGTTTCGAAGCTAATTGAAGAAGTAGGAGAACTAGAATCATATAAGAGCATGTCTCCTGAAGAAGCGAAGAAAATGATTAAAGACGGAAGAGCAAATGTGCTTGATGTTCGAAATCAATCTGAGTACGATGAAGGTCATATTGACCAAGCTTATCACATTATGATCGGTACATTAAAAAAACGATTAGATGAAGTTCCAACAGATAAAACACTTATTGTTCAATGTCAGTCTGGAGCGCGTTCAGCTATTGCAACAAGCCTTCTTAAAGCGAACGGTTTTGATGATTTGGTCAACCTTTCAGGCGGCTATGCGAAATGGCAAGAAGTATTATCGGTTTAA
- a CDS encoding LacI family DNA-binding transcriptional regulator: protein MTTIKDVAKKAGVSVATVSRFLNDSGYVSAEAAKAVTAAVEELEYELNPIARSLNTKKSNLIGLILPDITNPFFPELARAVEDVALTYGYTVVLCNSDENPEKEKNYIETLKKKYIAGFIVTSNQLDAPHYANANVPIVALDRAINEKIPTVSSNNKEGAIMGTNALLERGCRHILFLRGPAELNPANDRYEGFMEAIQQSNVKYQVVTCPFHFTDSQKIVERVLKGNPQIDGIFASSDVSAAGALKAASLLGIHIPNDLQIIGFDGVAMGEMLSPGLTTIAQDVYKMGAIATRVLIKRIENETIEQNFYEVPVKLIVRGTTRSVVE, encoded by the coding sequence ATGACCACTATTAAGGATGTAGCAAAAAAAGCAGGTGTTTCAGTAGCTACAGTTTCTAGATTCTTAAATGACAGCGGATATGTTAGTGCAGAGGCGGCTAAAGCAGTAACTGCTGCAGTAGAAGAACTGGAATATGAGTTAAATCCTATTGCGCGTTCGTTGAATACGAAAAAATCCAATTTAATTGGCTTAATCCTACCTGATATCACCAATCCTTTTTTTCCGGAACTCGCGCGAGCAGTTGAAGATGTTGCTTTAACATATGGCTATACTGTTGTTTTATGTAACTCAGATGAAAATCCAGAAAAAGAGAAAAATTATATTGAAACTTTAAAGAAAAAATACATTGCCGGTTTTATCGTCACGTCCAATCAATTAGATGCTCCTCATTACGCCAATGCCAATGTGCCGATTGTGGCACTTGACCGAGCAATCAATGAGAAGATTCCAACTGTTTCTTCTAATAATAAAGAAGGAGCCATCATGGGAACGAATGCGTTACTAGAAAGAGGATGCCGACACATTCTTTTCCTAAGGGGTCCAGCAGAATTGAATCCAGCGAATGATCGTTATGAAGGATTTATGGAAGCGATTCAACAGTCAAATGTGAAATACCAAGTGGTAACTTGTCCCTTCCATTTTACTGATTCACAAAAAATTGTTGAGCGAGTTTTAAAAGGAAATCCGCAAATTGATGGGATTTTTGCTAGCAGTGACGTATCGGCAGCCGGTGCGTTAAAAGCGGCAAGCTTACTTGGAATACATATACCAAATGACTTGCAGATTATTGGTTTCGATGGCGTAGCAATGGGCGAAATGTTATCGCCTGGATTAACTACTATTGCACAAGATGTTTATAAAATGGGCGCAATTGCGACGCGTGTTTTGATTAAGCGCATTGAAAATGAAACGATTGAACAAAATTTTTATGAAGTTCCCGTGAAATTAATCGTTCGTGGAACAACAAGGAGCGTGGTGGAATGA
- a CDS encoding 3-hydroxyacyl-CoA dehydrogenase NAD-binding domain-containing protein has translation MKSIAIVGAGIMGNGIAQVAAESDFDVFLYDVDAVGLERGVSRIEKTLARNVEKTKINQSQSDEIRRRIIPTRNINDLKDVDLVIEAIIEQIEPKKSLLAELDNICKPSTIFASNTSGLSITEMASSVKRSGKVIGMHFFNPVPVMQLVEIIRGEQTTDETFELAHQVAERFNKVAISVKEAPLFAVNRILTPMINEAIFVLSEGIASAEDIDRGMMLGASHPIGPLALTDLIGLDTMLFVAETLYNETNDSKYRPAPLLKKYVRAGRLGRKSGQGFFTYD, from the coding sequence ATGAAAAGTATAGCAATTGTCGGAGCGGGAATTATGGGGAATGGTATTGCTCAAGTAGCTGCTGAAAGTGATTTTGATGTATTTTTGTACGATGTCGACGCGGTTGGACTAGAACGTGGGGTATCAAGAATTGAAAAGACCTTAGCCAGAAATGTCGAGAAAACGAAAATCAACCAAAGTCAAAGTGATGAAATCAGAAGGCGAATTATCCCAACAAGAAATATCAATGACTTAAAGGATGTCGATTTGGTGATTGAAGCAATCATTGAACAAATTGAACCTAAAAAAAGTCTATTAGCCGAACTCGACAATATTTGTAAACCTTCTACTATCTTTGCTTCTAATACATCGGGATTGAGTATTACCGAAATGGCTAGCTCTGTAAAGCGAAGCGGTAAAGTGATTGGCATGCATTTCTTTAATCCAGTTCCTGTCATGCAGTTGGTTGAAATTATCAGGGGTGAACAAACAACTGACGAAACATTTGAGCTTGCACATCAAGTTGCTGAACGTTTCAATAAGGTAGCTATTTCAGTTAAAGAGGCTCCGCTATTTGCAGTCAATCGAATTTTGACTCCGATGATTAATGAAGCAATTTTTGTTTTGTCTGAAGGCATTGCATCGGCAGAAGATATTGATAGAGGCATGATGTTAGGCGCAAGTCATCCAATTGGACCTCTTGCATTAACTGACTTGATAGGCTTGGATACAATGCTTTTTGTAGCGGAAACATTATACAACGAAACCAATGATTCTAAGTATCGCCCTGCGCCTTTATTAAAAAAATACGTGCGGGCTGGCCGTCTTGGAAGGAAATCTGGACAAGGTTTTTTTACATATGACTGA
- a CDS encoding dicarboxylate/amino acid:cation symporter: MKKPGLTVKVLSGLVLGAIIGLLINLLIPEWFNELNTYLFVPLGQVFLGLINMLVVPLVLFSIILGTAGLGDPAKLGRIGIKTVSYFLLTTTIAIVIGLSLAAVIQPGLAGDFDLSGAEFEAETAPSVGDTLLNMIPKNPIEALSAGNMLQIIFFAVFIGLALTALGEKTKGLVHLFEQGNDVMMYLVGVVMKFAPYGTFGLIATAVGSQGLSAMKAMGSYMLVIVAALLIHAVITYGGTIKFLAKKSPVWFFKNFAPAMSVGFSTSSSTATLPISMEVAQDKLGVPKSVSSFVQPLGATINMDGTAIMQGVATMFIAQAYGVELSTMDLITVVLTAVLASIGTAGVPGVGLIMLAMVLSSVGLPPAGIGLVIGIDRLLDMTRTAINISGDAACAVFVAETEKNRDLRMKNMNG, from the coding sequence ATGAAAAAACCTGGATTAACTGTAAAAGTATTATCTGGACTTGTCCTCGGTGCAATTATAGGATTGTTGATAAATCTATTAATACCTGAATGGTTTAATGAATTAAATACATATTTATTTGTGCCACTAGGCCAAGTATTTTTAGGTTTGATAAATATGCTCGTTGTACCACTTGTGTTGTTTTCAATTATTCTTGGAACTGCGGGTCTTGGTGATCCTGCGAAATTAGGACGAATTGGGATCAAAACCGTAAGTTATTTTTTACTAACAACTACTATTGCTATAGTAATTGGGTTATCATTGGCAGCTGTTATACAGCCTGGACTCGCAGGCGATTTTGACTTATCAGGTGCAGAATTTGAAGCAGAAACAGCACCTTCTGTAGGTGATACCTTATTAAATATGATTCCGAAAAATCCGATTGAGGCTTTAAGCGCAGGCAATATGCTTCAAATCATCTTCTTTGCCGTCTTCATTGGATTAGCATTAACGGCGCTAGGTGAAAAAACCAAAGGACTTGTTCATTTATTTGAACAAGGTAACGATGTCATGATGTATTTAGTGGGCGTTGTTATGAAGTTTGCTCCTTATGGTACGTTTGGTTTGATTGCAACCGCTGTCGGGTCTCAAGGGCTATCAGCAATGAAAGCGATGGGCTCGTATATGTTGGTTATTGTAGCAGCTCTTTTAATCCATGCGGTGATCACGTATGGAGGAACGATTAAGTTTTTAGCTAAGAAAAGTCCCGTATGGTTTTTCAAAAACTTTGCTCCTGCTATGAGTGTTGGCTTTAGTACATCGAGTAGTACCGCGACGTTGCCGATTTCGATGGAAGTGGCACAAGATAAATTAGGTGTACCAAAGTCGGTCAGTTCATTTGTTCAACCTCTTGGTGCTACGATTAATATGGACGGAACAGCAATTATGCAAGGTGTTGCTACGATGTTTATTGCCCAGGCATATGGCGTCGAACTGTCAACGATGGACCTTATAACAGTTGTTCTGACAGCTGTTCTAGCGAGTATTGGTACAGCAGGTGTTCCAGGAGTGGGACTGATTATGCTCGCTATGGTATTAAGCAGTGTAGGTCTTCCCCCAGCTGGAATTGGTCTAGTCATCGGAATTGACCGTTTGTTAGATATGACTCGAACAGCTATCAATATATCAGGAGATGCTGCATGTGCAGTTTTTGTAGCAGAGACTGAAAAAAACAGAGATTTACGAATGAAAAACATGAATGGATAA
- a CDS encoding enoyl-CoA hydratase-related protein codes for MYETIKTELQDGIMTLTLNRPDHMNAYTEKMSEELLHFYKNVNEDDDVRVIIVTGSGRAFCAGMDLSEGGSTFSSEQSSEDYRDLGGQVSLQVYEVNKPIIAAINGPAVGIGMTMTLPMDIRIVKKDTKIGFVFGRRGIGPEAASGWFLPKIVGIGKALEWTLTGRYIPTTEAVEAGLMQYESEDPLAKAYEIAQNIVENTAATSNSFTRQLLWKMMEQDHPSASHLVESKFLHWAGQNTDANEGIQSFVDKRQAKFPMKASELPNFLK; via the coding sequence TTGTACGAAACGATTAAAACAGAACTTCAAGATGGGATCATGACTTTGACGTTAAATCGTCCAGACCATATGAACGCCTATACGGAAAAAATGAGCGAAGAGCTTTTGCACTTTTATAAAAACGTCAATGAAGATGATGACGTGCGTGTTATTATCGTAACCGGTAGTGGACGAGCTTTTTGCGCTGGAATGGACTTGTCTGAAGGAGGTTCTACTTTTTCATCAGAGCAATCTTCAGAAGACTACCGAGACCTTGGCGGTCAAGTCAGCCTTCAAGTATATGAAGTCAATAAGCCAATCATTGCAGCGATTAACGGACCGGCTGTTGGAATCGGCATGACAATGACATTGCCGATGGATATTCGGATTGTTAAAAAAGATACGAAAATCGGTTTTGTGTTTGGTCGCCGGGGCATCGGACCAGAAGCAGCATCGGGGTGGTTTTTACCGAAAATTGTAGGTATCGGAAAAGCCCTTGAATGGACCTTGACTGGCCGCTACATACCAACTACTGAAGCTGTGGAAGCTGGATTGATGCAATACGAATCGGAAGATCCACTCGCAAAAGCCTATGAAATTGCTCAGAACATTGTAGAGAACACTGCAGCAACTTCAAATAGTTTCACGCGCCAATTACTATGGAAGATGATGGAGCAAGACCATCCATCAGCGTCTCATTTAGTGGAATCTAAATTTCTCCACTGGGCTGGACAAAATACAGATGCTAATGAAGGTATTCAGTCATTTGTTGATAAAAGACAAGCTAAGTTTCCGATGAAAGCTAGTGAATTACCCAATTTTTTAAAATGA
- a CDS encoding FAS1-like dehydratase domain-containing protein: MMSEQPIIFNYAPFLIESGKIKEFAKALQLNNPVYLDEEVAKSAGYRGIPTPPTFTTVIDFWNDRSFYQLVSDFLKLTPNNVLHGEQAYEYYKAMVVGDTISAQVRLKDQFCKKGKNFFLLETVYKNQWNETVAIGRATIIEMLEVNS; this comes from the coding sequence ATGATGAGTGAACAACCAATCATTTTCAATTATGCACCGTTTTTAATCGAGTCAGGAAAAATAAAGGAATTTGCAAAAGCCTTACAACTAAACAATCCAGTCTACCTTGACGAAGAGGTAGCTAAGTCAGCTGGCTATCGCGGGATTCCTACACCTCCGACTTTTACCACTGTCATTGATTTTTGGAATGATCGGAGCTTTTATCAACTAGTTTCAGATTTTCTGAAACTGACTCCGAATAATGTTCTTCATGGCGAGCAAGCGTATGAATATTATAAAGCAATGGTGGTCGGAGATACCATTTCGGCGCAAGTGAGACTTAAAGATCAATTTTGCAAAAAAGGGAAAAACTTTTTTCTCTTGGAAACGGTTTATAAAAACCAATGGAATGAGACCGTAGCAATCGGCCGGGCTACAATCATTGAAATGCTGGAGGTGAACTCATGA